DNA sequence from the Pseudomonas fluorescens Q2-87 genome:
CCCAGGTCTACCAGGCTGGCCTGGGTGTTCGGCTCGGAGCCGAACGTGGTGGAGCTACCGGAAAATATTTTCGACCGGGTGGTGAGCTGGGTGTGAATCTCCAGCCCGATCACGACTTCCCATTGCATGTGTTTCTCCTCAGAAGCCGGTTGGGGTGCGGGTATGCCAGTCAGTGTTCTGCTGGTACTGGTGCGCCACATTGAGCAGGCGGCCTTCCTGGAAGTACGGCGCGAGCAGCTGTACGCCCACCGGCAGGCCGTCGACGAAACCGGCCGGCATGGACAGCCCCGGCAAACCGGCGAGGTTGGCGGTGATGGTGTAGACGTCTTCCAGGTACGCAGCGACCGGATCGCTGTTCTTGGCGCCGAGTTTCCACGCCGGATTCGGCGTGGTCGGGCCGAGGATGATGTCGACTTCGTTGAAGGCAGCCATGAAGTCGTTTTTCACCAGGCGACGGATTTTCTGCGCCTTGAGGTAGTAGGCATCGTAGTAGCCGGCGGACAGCGCGTAGGCACCGACCATGATCCGGCGCTGCACTTCGGCGCCGAAGCCTTCGCCACGGGAGCGCTTGTACAGGTCGATCAGGTTTTCCGGGTTCTCGCAGCGATGGCCGAAACGCACGCCGTCGAAACGCGACAGGTTGGAAGATGCTTCGGCCGGGGCGATCACGTAGTACGCAGGAATTGCGTGCTGCATGTTCGGCAGGCTGATTTCCTTGACCACCGCACCGAGCTTTTCCAATTCCTTGATGCTGTTGTGGATCAGGTCGGCGATACGCGGGTCGAGACCGGCACCGAAATATTCCTTCGGCACGCCGATGCGCAGGCCTTGCAGCGAACCGTTGAGGCTGGCGCTGTAGTCCGGCACCGGTTCATCGATGCTGGTGGAGTCGTTCGGGTCGAAGCCGGCCATGCCTTGCAGCAGGAGCGCGCAGTCTTCGGCGGTGCGGGCCAGCGGGCCGCCCTGGTCGAGGCTGGAGGCGTAGGCGATCATGCCCCAGCGCGAGACGCGACCGTAGGTCGGCTTCAAACCGGTGAGGTTGGTGAACGCCGCCGGCTGGCGAATCGAGCCGCCGGTGTCGGTGGCGGTGGCGGCTGGCAGCAGGCGCGCGGCCACGGCGGCAGCGGAACCGCCGGACGAGCCGCCCGGTACGTGCTCCAGGTTCCACGGGTTTTTCACTGCGCCGTAGTAGCTCGACTCGTTGGCCGAGCCCATGGCGAATTCGTCCATGTTGGTCTTGCCCAGGGTCACGGCACCGGCGGCGGCCAGCTTGGCAACCACGGTGGCGTCGTACGGGGCCTTGAAGTTGTCGAGCATCTTCGAGCCGCAACTGGT
Encoded proteins:
- the gatA gene encoding Asp-tRNA(Asn)/Glu-tRNA(Gln) amidotransferase subunit GatA translates to MHHMTLAEIARGLADKKFSSEELTQVLLARIAQLDPQLNSFISLTPELALSQAKAADARRANGESGALLGAPIAHKDLFCTQGIRTSCGSKMLDNFKAPYDATVVAKLAAAGAVTLGKTNMDEFAMGSANESSYYGAVKNPWNLEHVPGGSSGGSAAAVAARLLPAATATDTGGSIRQPAAFTNLTGLKPTYGRVSRWGMIAYASSLDQGGPLARTAEDCALLLQGMAGFDPNDSTSIDEPVPDYSASLNGSLQGLRIGVPKEYFGAGLDPRIADLIHNSIKELEKLGAVVKEISLPNMQHAIPAYYVIAPAEASSNLSRFDGVRFGHRCENPENLIDLYKRSRGEGFGAEVQRRIMVGAYALSAGYYDAYYLKAQKIRRLVKNDFMAAFNEVDIILGPTTPNPAWKLGAKNSDPVAAYLEDVYTITANLAGLPGLSMPAGFVDGLPVGVQLLAPYFQEGRLLNVAHQYQQNTDWHTRTPTGF